The Streptomyces sp. DG1A-41 genomic sequence CTGTGCGACGGGGCGGCCGCGGCCGGTCCGCCCGGGCGGACCACACGCGGCACGCCGGCCTCCGCGCCCCTGCCGGCTCGTCCACGCCGTCTTCCCTACCCATGACAGCACCGCGCCGCTCCGGCGACCAGTGACGTTCGGCCTGGCGGGGAGGCTGCGGTCCCACGGCCAGGGATGCGGCCGAGTACGCGGCAGAGGCCGGCGACGCTGGGCGCCTGATCCTTGCGCTCGTCGATGGCGATCGCTTGGCAGAGCCTGTGCCGCTCGCGCGGCGGGTTCACCAGCACACTCCACCTGAGCACGGACGACCGCTGCCGCCCGCTGTCCCAGGCCGTCATGCCAGGCCGGCGGGCAGACTGCACCCCAGCCCACACCGGGGGCGCACCTTCGGCGCGAGCGCCTGGGCTGGAATACTCCTCAGTAGTAGCGCGCTCGTCCCGTCATCCCGGCTCCTGGGGTGGATCGCGGAATGCTGGTGACATTGTGCGAATGTTCTGTGTCCTCGCCCTCCTGGTGAGCGCGAACCTGCTCAACAATTGGCTCGCGCCCGGCGCCTACGTACCCACCTGCGTGGTCGCGACTGCCGCGCTGCTGCTGATCGCCCGGTGGGACGGCCTCACCCGCGCCGATCTCGGGCTCGACACGGCTGCCGTGTACCGAGGGCTGCGGTGGGCATCGGTCCTGGTGGGCGCAGTCCTTGCAGTCTTCATGGTCGGGCTTGCGCTGCCGGCCACCAGGGAGGCGTTCGAGGACGAGCGCGCCGCGGGCCTGTCCCTCGGGCAACTGCTGTGGCGGGTGCTGGTCCGGGTGCCGGTCGGCACCGTGCTGCTGGAGGAGGTCGCCTTCCGCGGTGTCCTGTGGGCCATGGTGCGGCGTCGGCGTGGTGCTGCGTGGGCCACGGCTGTGTCGTCGTCGCTGTTCGGGCTCTGGCATGTGCTTCCGTCACGCGGGCTGAGCCGGGCCAACGCGGCCGCAGCGGTCCTCGGCACGGGACCGACAGGCAGCGCGTTGTCCGTCGCGGCCGCCGTCGTCGCCACCACCGCAGCCGGGGTCGTCCTGTGCGAGCTGCGGCGCCGGTCCGGAAGTCTGCTGGCGCCCGCGGCGCTGCACTGGGCCGTCAACGGCTTCGGCTATGTGCTGGCCTGGGCAGTACCTCGTTGGAGGGGCGAGGACTGAAGCCGTTTGGCCGACGGGCGACGCGCGAGTGTCCTCGCGATAGGTCACCGCGCGGGCGAGAACGTTCGGCTGCAACCTGGCAGACACCGACGGCCGGACCAATCGTTCAGGGCATCCTCCACGGCGAGCGGAGGCGCACCCTGCTCTCCCGAGCGGCTGTTCTGCCACGTCTAGGCGGGGCGAAGACAGCACAGCCTCACAGTTCATCCCCGGCCGGCCGTACTCCTTCGTGGCGGTGCCGGAGATGGGCGCGGTCACCGACGCCCGGCTCCGCGACGCCGTCGAACGGCTCATCGCCACAGGCCAGCGGCAGCCCGGCGACGTCGCCCTGCAACGAACGAAAGCGGCTCGTTGCTGAGTACGAGTACTCATGTGCGCCTGGGCCGTGGCTGACAAGATCCCCGGCATGACGAGTGGCAGACGGGCGCTGACCGCCCTGCACCTCTTCCTGGTCTGGGCGGTGATGGCAGCCGCGGTGCCGATGCTCGGCTTCGGGCTGGTGGTGACGGCCTGGGGCGGTGGGGCAGGCGCGGCGGTGCCGGTGCTCCTGCTGGGCGTGCCCCTGACGGTGGGTCTGCTGTTCACGGCGGGCACACCGGCGCGGACCGTGGTGCCGCTGTGCGGCTCCGTGCCGCAGCGGCTCGGCTGGGCTGTGTCGGTCTTCGTCCTCGGGACGCTGGGTGTCCTGGCAGGTCTGGCCGCCTACGGTGGGGACGTCGACCTGGGCAGCGCCAGTACCCGGATCGCGCTGACGGGGGCGCCGTACGCTGTGGCCGCGGCGTTCTTCGTGCCGAACCGGTGGGTGCGGCCGGGGGCGGTGACCATACTGGCGGCCGCGGTGGTCTACGGGGGTTTCGTCGGGCCGGCGCAGGCGCAGCAGCGCCGGCAGGCGGCGGAGATCGCGCGGTACCGGGAGCATGCGGAGCTGCTGTACCTGGGCGCTGCCCCGCCCGGGATGCAACTGTCCCGTGCCGAGGCCGGCCCCGCCTACTTCAGCGTCGACTACCACGGTGTCCGGCAGGACGTGTTCGCGTACGTGGCGCTCACGGTGCGCCCGCCGTTCACCCCGACGCCCCGGTGCCCCGACCTCCTGGACAAGGGCGTGACCTGCGCGGTGGACCCGCACGGTGAGATGCGCATGGTCCGCGGCCTCCCCGGTGGCGAGCACGCCGTCACCCTCATCCGCCACTACCGGAAGGCGGAGGTCGAGGTGACCAGCCAAACCCTCGACGAACCCGGGCTGCGCCGTCTCCTGAACACCCTTCACCCGCTCTCGGACGAAGAGCTGGGGAAACTGATGCGGGAAAAGAAGATCGAGCGCAGACTCTGAACTCTGAGCTTGCACCCGCAGAAAGCCGGTGCTCCGGTCGTCGTCGACCCCGCTGATGTGGGCGAAGCAGCCCCCGGTGTTATTCAATGAGGTGTGCGGTCAGGGATCTCGGGGCCCGCCGCATGGGTACGAGTACTGCCCCGGCGCTGCGCCGGGGACTGCTGAGAGAGCCGCATGGACTCCACACCCTCCCCCTCGTCCTCTTCGGCGTTCGACCTGGTCAGCCGCGCCCTGGGGCGCTACATCCCGCGCGGCGGACCGGCAGCGGCCGCCGGTCCCGCCGACGCGCAGGGCGACCGCAGCACGCGCCGGCGCGTACTCGACGACCCGGCCGACAGCCGTCAGGAGCAGATCCTCGGCGCGGTCAACCTGGACAGGGATCTGATCATCACCCGCTGCAATCTGGACGCCCCCGTATTCACGGGTCTGGACGCCGTGGCCGGGAGGCCATTCGTCGAACTCCTGCCCCCCGGGGACGTACGCACGGTCACACGGAGGTTGCGGCAGGTGGTGGAGACCGGTGAGGCGCACGTGGCCCGGATCCAGCGCCTGCGGCGCCGTGACGGGTCGGAGCTGGTGGTCTCGATGAGCATCCTGCCCGCCGCGCCGCCTGAGGAGGGCCTGACCGTCTCGCTGATCGCCATGGCGAGGAGGCTGCACCTCTACGCAGCCGAGAACGCGATCGGTACCTCGCTGGACATCGGCGAGACCGCGCAGTCGCTGGCTGAGTCCCTTTTGGCCTGGGGAGACGTGGCCGCCGTCGACCTCGACTTCGCCGTGTGGACGGGCGAGGGAGTCAGCGGGCCGGCGAAGGGGCGTATCCGACTGCGACGGGCGGCCCTGGTGCCGGACCGGGCGTGGCCCGAGGGCTACGTGACTCCCGGCGACGATCTTCCCGGCGACGCGAGTCGCCTGCTGGCGCAGGCGGTCCTGCGGGACGATGTCCCGCAGACCATCGTCATACCCGACCGGGAGGCGGTCGAGCGGGTATTCGCCAGTCCACGAGTCGTGCATGCCCTGGTGCCCGGTGACCGGTCGGCGGGTGTGGCGTGCATACCACTGGTCCTGGACGGCGCGCCGCCCGTCGTCCTGGGCGTGGCGGAGGTCTGGCGGCGGGCGGACTGCCCCTTCCGCGACAGCGAGCTGTTCGACCTCCAGGAACTAGTGGCCAGGACCGCCCATCACGTCGACCTGGCTCGTCAGCACCAGCGCGAGCACACGCAGGTGCTGGCGTTGCAGCGCCGGCTCTTGCCGCGGACCGGCGGCGACACCATCCAGATCGCCAGCATCTATCAGCCGGCCACGCCGGACAGCGCGGGCGTCGGCGGCGACTGGGTGAACAGCTTCCCGCTGCCCGACGGCCGTACAGCGCTGGTGGTCGGTGACGTCGTCGGGCATGGCCTGGGAGCCGCGGCAACCATGGGCCAGCTGAGTATGGAGGCCCGCGCCCTGCTGTCCGCGGGGCTCGCGCCCGACGAGGTACTGGAGCACCTGGACGAGACCGTGACGCTGCTGGATGACGCCGATTCCGGGCTGGCGGCCGGCTACAGCGCCCTCGGGTCGACTTGCTGCATCGCCCTCTACGACCCGGTCAGCCACCACGTGGCGCTGTCCAGCGCCGGTCACCTCCCCCCGGTCCTGGTCTCCCCGGACGGGCACGCGGGCCCGCTCGCGGTCCGCCCTCATCCCGGCCTGGGCGCCGAGTTCGCGCTGCGGGAGCCGTTCGACGTGCACACGTTCGACGCACCCCCGGGTTCCCTGCTCGCCCTCTACACCGACGGCCTGGTGGAGGATCCGGCCGTGTCGATCGACGAGGGCATCGGCAGGCTGGCGGACGCCGTGTCCACGGTGCACCCCTGGGACGCCTTGCAGCAGGCCGCACGGCACGTCGTCTCGGTGCTGGCGCCCGGGCGCCAGCGCGACGATGTCACCCTGCTGCTCGCGCGGATGATCGGCTACCGCAAGGGGGACACCTCGACCTGGCGGCTGCCCGCCCGCGACGACACCCCCGCCCGTGCCCGCGCCCAGGTCTCCGCGCTGCTGAGGCGATGGCGCACCAGGGACGACACCCGGGACGACGTGGTGCTGCTGGTCAGCGAGCTGGTCACGAACGCGGTGCGCTTCGCCGCCGGTCCCATCACGGTACGGCTGATCAGGGCCGGTGACGGCCTGCTGTGCGAGGTGGGCGACACCGGCAACGGCAGGCCGCGGCTGAGGCGGGGCGGCCTGCTCGCCGACGGCGGTCGTGGCCTGCGCATCGTGCACGGGCTCACCACGCGGTGGGGGGTGCGGTGGACGGACACCGGGAAGGTGGTCTGGGCGGAGGTCGCGAGGTAGCGCGGCTACGCGGCCCGCGTACGGGAGCGCGGCGGGGGTGCGTGCGGCGTGCGCGTCAGTCACCGCCGACGGTACGGACGGCGCCCTCAGCGATACCGGCGACGTGACCGGTGATGCGGGCGGCCCATTGCCGGCAAACCGGGGCGCGGCCTCGCTCTACAGCCACTGCCCTTC encodes the following:
- a CDS encoding CPBP family intramembrane glutamic endopeptidase; this encodes MFCVLALLVSANLLNNWLAPGAYVPTCVVATAALLLIARWDGLTRADLGLDTAAVYRGLRWASVLVGAVLAVFMVGLALPATREAFEDERAAGLSLGQLLWRVLVRVPVGTVLLEEVAFRGVLWAMVRRRRGAAWATAVSSSLFGLWHVLPSRGLSRANAAAAVLGTGPTGSALSVAAAVVATTAAGVVLCELRRRSGSLLAPAALHWAVNGFGYVLAWAVPRWRGED
- a CDS encoding SpoIIE family protein phosphatase, with the translated sequence MDSTPSPSSSSAFDLVSRALGRYIPRGGPAAAAGPADAQGDRSTRRRVLDDPADSRQEQILGAVNLDRDLIITRCNLDAPVFTGLDAVAGRPFVELLPPGDVRTVTRRLRQVVETGEAHVARIQRLRRRDGSELVVSMSILPAAPPEEGLTVSLIAMARRLHLYAAENAIGTSLDIGETAQSLAESLLAWGDVAAVDLDFAVWTGEGVSGPAKGRIRLRRAALVPDRAWPEGYVTPGDDLPGDASRLLAQAVLRDDVPQTIVIPDREAVERVFASPRVVHALVPGDRSAGVACIPLVLDGAPPVVLGVAEVWRRADCPFRDSELFDLQELVARTAHHVDLARQHQREHTQVLALQRRLLPRTGGDTIQIASIYQPATPDSAGVGGDWVNSFPLPDGRTALVVGDVVGHGLGAAATMGQLSMEARALLSAGLAPDEVLEHLDETVTLLDDADSGLAAGYSALGSTCCIALYDPVSHHVALSSAGHLPPVLVSPDGHAGPLAVRPHPGLGAEFALREPFDVHTFDAPPGSLLALYTDGLVEDPAVSIDEGIGRLADAVSTVHPWDALQQAARHVVSVLAPGRQRDDVTLLLARMIGYRKGDTSTWRLPARDDTPARARAQVSALLRRWRTRDDTRDDVVLLVSELVTNAVRFAAGPITVRLIRAGDGLLCEVGDTGNGRPRLRRGGLLADGGRGLRIVHGLTTRWGVRWTDTGKVVWAEVAR